A portion of the Lujinxingia litoralis genome contains these proteins:
- the tenA gene encoding thiaminase II gives MSAPAFEVPPFAKRCLEAARAQWGASFEHPFVLALAEGTLDAEKFRFYQMQDARYLEAFADAASLISTRCVSPVDKLWFVDAARMALVVEGELHAGYGEKLGYGPEEIAAMELTPNNRAYQDHMISAATRGTLVEAVGALTPCPWLYIALGQHLLERLGTIEDDHPYADWLRMYSDPGFNEYMNEILGRLQRFADAADEAARERAVQAFVTSVRYEWMFWQQAWEHQQWPV, from the coding sequence ATGAGCGCACCTGCCTTTGAAGTTCCGCCCTTTGCGAAGCGTTGCCTGGAGGCTGCGCGCGCGCAGTGGGGCGCGTCCTTTGAGCATCCCTTTGTGTTGGCGCTGGCCGAGGGGACGCTGGATGCCGAGAAGTTTCGTTTTTATCAGATGCAAGACGCCCGATATCTGGAGGCCTTTGCGGATGCGGCCAGCCTGATCTCGACGCGCTGTGTGTCTCCTGTGGATAAGCTGTGGTTTGTGGACGCCGCGCGGATGGCGTTGGTGGTTGAGGGGGAGTTGCATGCGGGCTACGGGGAGAAGCTCGGGTATGGGCCTGAGGAGATCGCGGCGATGGAGCTGACGCCCAACAACCGGGCGTATCAGGACCATATGATCTCGGCGGCCACCCGGGGTACGTTGGTCGAGGCGGTCGGAGCGCTGACGCCTTGCCCCTGGCTTTACATCGCGTTGGGGCAGCATTTGTTGGAGCGTCTGGGGACGATTGAAGACGATCACCCCTACGCGGACTGGCTGCGGATGTATTCGGATCCGGGGTTCAATGAGTACATGAACGAGATCCTCGGTCGTCTGCAGCGCTTTGCTGACGCGGCCGATGAGGCGGCGCGGGAGCGGGCGGTGCAGGCCTTTGTGACCAGCGTGCGCTATGAGTGGATGTTCTGGCAGCAGGCCTGGGAGCATCAGCAGTGGCCGGTCTAA
- a CDS encoding putative signal transducing protein: MRETTLVIRAYDSPVDAHIARTRLADAGIVCALEDEGIVATYAGISSAVGGVKVRVRAEDAEHARAILSQEPDGFLEDSIFVDEREARLFAEEEGDEDAGAHAPWRGESPGVISRLARWIRGR; the protein is encoded by the coding sequence ATGCGTGAAACGACGCTGGTGATCAGAGCCTACGACTCTCCGGTCGACGCCCACATTGCCCGCACGCGTCTGGCGGATGCCGGGATCGTCTGTGCACTGGAAGACGAGGGGATTGTAGCGACCTACGCGGGGATCAGCAGTGCGGTGGGAGGGGTGAAGGTGCGAGTGCGCGCGGAGGATGCGGAGCATGCCCGGGCGATCTTAAGTCAGGAGCCCGACGGTTTTCTGGAAGACTCGATCTTTGTGGACGAGCGGGAGGCCAGGCTCTTTGCCGAGGAGGAGGGGGATGAAGACGCCGGGGCTCACGCGCCCTGGCGAGGGGAGTCTCCGGGGGTTATCTCCCGTCTGGCCCGGTGGATTCGGGGGCGTTGA